In Lycium ferocissimum isolate CSIRO_LF1 chromosome 3, AGI_CSIRO_Lferr_CH_V1, whole genome shotgun sequence, the genomic window ATGGGAGATTTCCCCAAAGCAAAAACGGAGGCATGGCAGTAGTCAAAACATGCCTTTGTGaaggatgaggtaacaaagcttttaaaaatagctCCGTTCGGGAAGTAAAATACCGGATTGGGCGGCTAACGTAGTGGTGGTgccgaaaaaaggtaataaatttcgaatgtgcgttgattataaggatctaaacaaagcatgcccgaaggattcgttTCCGTTGCcccacatcgatagaatgatcgatgcgactaccggcatgagatgttaagttttctcgatgcttatTCCGGATACAACCAAATTCGGATGCACCCggaagatcaagagaaaacatttttcattacccgatacgggacttattgctacaatgtaatgcctttcggattaaaaaatgccgggGCAACCtatcaacgcctagttaacggaatgttcgaagaacaaataggaaaaacgatggaagtttatattgatgacatggtcgttaagtccctggaaacagaggaccatttaaaacatttgcagaaAACTTTTGACGTACTCCGAAGATATAATATGAAGCTCAATCCGGAGAAGTGTGCTTTCGATGTCCCAGTCGGGTAAATTCTCGGTTTCATGGTGTCAAATCGGGGAATCGAGATTAACCGGAtaagatcaaagcaatcgagGATATCGAGGTGGTAAATAACGTCGAAAGGAGTGCAGAGGCTTACCGGGAGGATAGGCAGCCGAGCGGGTTTATATCAAGATCTTCGAGACAAGAgccaccgtttcttctccttaCTTAGGAAGAAGAACGACTTCACGTGACACCGGAATGCCGTAAAGCCTTACAAGAACTAAAAGAGTACTTATCCACCCCTCCTTTGTCGCATACGCCGAAAGCACGAACGACTTTTTCTCTCTACCTTGCCGTatccgaggtagcggtaagtggagttttggtccgagaagaatcAGGTACACAATTTCCCATTTATTATGTGAGTAGGACCTTGGGGGATTCGGAGACCCGTTATCCCCACCTTGAAAATTGGCATTAGCACCGTGTCGCTTACAGAAAACTCGaagccttactttcaatgccacccGATACGTGTAGTGACCACTTATCCTTTGAAGAATATCTTGCATAAACCGGAATTATCGGGCGAGGTGCTAACTAAGTGGGGCTGTAGAGATAAGTTTCGGTTATGACATTGAATATAGGCCTCGGACGGCCATCAAGTCACAAATCTTAGCCGACTTTGTGGCGGTTTCACCCGCCATGATCCCCGAGGGTTGAGAAGGAACTCCCCGTTAACCCCGGGAAAGCCTCGAGTATTTGGTCATTACACACGGACGGAGCCTCGAACCTTAGAGGTTCGGGCTTGGAATCGTCCTTAAAACCCCCGCCGGAGATGCAATCGGCAATCCGTTAGGACGAGgaaattaactaacaatgaagccgagtatgaggctatgattgcggGACCGGAATTAGCTCGGGCATGGGGCCGAGGGTAATCGAAGCAAAATGCGATTCTCTCTCCGGTTGTCAACCGGGAATGGCGTCTTCGAAGTCAAGGATGAACGAATGCAAGGTATCTTGAAAGGGTCCAGGTCATACTTCACCGGTTCAAAGAATGGACCATGCGGCATGTATCGAGGGAGCAGAACTGCGAGGCCGATGCGTTGGCCAGTTTGGGATCTTCAGTCGAAGGGGAAGAGATTAACCCCGGGACTGTGGTGCACTTGATGACTTCGGCAATAGATAACGGGCATGCTGAGATAAACACAATAGGTTTAAattgggattggcgcaacaaatacatcgactatttgcaagatggaaagctcccCAATGACCCGAAGGAATCACGATCGCTAAGGACAAAAGCAACACGGTTTTGCCTGGTGGATGGTCAGTTATACAGGCGGTCATTCTTCGgtcctttggccaaatgtttaggTCCCGGTGAAACCGAGTACGTGATGAGAGAAGTACACGAGGGGACTTGCGGGAATCACTCCGTGCGGAAGCCTTAGTCCGAAAATCATTAGAGCCGGTTATTACGGAACCGGATGGAGGAAGACGCGAAGAGTTTTGTCCGGGAAGTGTGACGGATGTCAAAGACATGCTCCAATGATTCATCAGCCCGGGGAGCTGCTGCATTCGGTGGTATCACCCTGGCCCTTCATGAAATGAGGAATGGACATTGTTGTCCATTGCTATGGCACGAGTAAGGCCcgctttattttgtttatgaccgactatttctcaaaatgggttgaagcacgGTGCCTTCGAGAAAATACGAGAGAAAGAAGTTATTGACTTCGTTTGGGACCACATTATTTGCCGGTTCGGCATACGGCCGAGATCACCTGTGACAACGGCCCCCAGTTCGTTGGTGGCAAAGTTAATGATTTCCTTGAAGGactgaagatcaagaaaattgtgtCGACTCCGTATCACCCGTGTGCGAACGGACAAGCGGAATCCACGAACAAAACGATAATTCAGAATCTGAGAAAGAGACTTGAAACGCGAAGCACCACTGGAGGGAAATATTACCGGAGGTGCTGTGGGCTTATAGAACCACATCAAAGTCGAGTACGGGGGAAACACCcttctcgttggtctacgggACCGAAGCCCTCATACTTGTAGAAGTCGGAGAGCCCAGTCTCCGGTTCAATTACACCACCGAGGAATCAAACGAGAGGAGGCCATGGCCGTAAAACTCGATCTCACGGATGAGCTACGCGAGAACGCACTCATCCGTATCGCGGCCCGAAACGAGGGATGAAAAGGTACTATAACCGGAGCTAACTTCCCGACACTTCcaaattggggacttggtgcttcgaaaagttaccttgaacaccaagaatcccaacGAGGGAAAAGCCGGGCCCGAACGGGAAGGGCCATACAAGGTGACCGAGATAACGGGTAAAGTGGCCCTGTCGGTGGAATCCATGGACGGGCAACGGTTGCGCAAcaactggaatgtggctcatttgaagagatactactgtTAAGGTATGgacccttttatttttatttcacttaccttttctttttgcagGGAGCCGAGTGCCCGACGTAGTTAACTTGCTAGGTCTGAAagcacgtgttgcactcttttccttggCTCGATTTTGTCCCaaatgggttttccgacaaggtttttaatgaggcgaCAAGTACAACGTGCTACTAAAGTAGAAGTATGAGTACCTGATAGTCGGGGGCAACACCCTACGGCTAGGGGcttgatagtgcttacccgatTTCACAGTTCGAATAAGCACTAAGGGGCTATGAGAATACATgccgatgtaaggaccaaacgatcaaaaaTGAGTCGTGTCCCCCTAATATTCATTATGGCCGGAACTAATGCcggaccttctgtattaggctttgatgtaaggaccaaacgatcaaaacgaatcgtgtccacttagaatTTGCCACGGCAAAAAACGAGCAAACGGATAAAGTCCTCATATGATGTACAAGTACTTGAAgtttattgaaaaatcaaattattacatTTCGGATTCATCTTCCTAGTAAAGTACTTTGCCCGAAAATCGGGCACCATTTTATCCGTATATCCGATTCCCACATTACAAACAAATACGGAAAGGCAACAAGGTTATAGCAAACCGACCCTAAATCTCGAATATCCCCGAACGGGGACCGCTACACCGAATTGTGTAAGAGAGATTCAGTGTCCAAAcctaatcaaaataaaagaatagcCACAAAATATCGTCcctaaaaatgcctaacgtgattcgAGACGTccgaattcacaaagcataaataagtcccgCGGGCAAACTTCTCTATTCGACTCCCGGATAAATCATACCGGATGAGATTAAAACTCTAAACATACAAGTCCGAAAGCGACTCCGATGTTCACTATCCTCGGGAAAGACCGGCAGTTTGAACAAGAATCATAACGAACATTCAAACAAAAGAATGGTCAATGGAAAGGATACgctttttatatatacaaatcttttacacttaaaatttgaaaaagttcaAAGTGCTATAAAGACAGAACAAAAGGAAGTACAAGCCCTAGCCTATCCGCATGACCGGAACCGAATGCTCGGTTTCGTCCGTTCCGAGTCTTCGGAGTCGGAGTCGGAGCCGGAGCTCTCTTTGCTTCTTCCTCGGTTCTTCTAGCCTCTAGAATAAGGGCCGGGAGATCGGTAAAGCCACGCTCGGCTTCCTCGAGGGTGATCCTCTGAGATCTCCACCGCTCATATTCCACTAAAACCGTGGAGTATGCTTCGACAGCTCCCACATTTTTCAAGGCTTCTGCCAAATCGGCTTCAGCCCGGGCCAGCCTAACCAGGAGCTAATTCCTCTCTGCATCGAGGACGCACCGATATTGATTAGTCGAGTCCAGCTCAgctttaagagtatcattagcCTCGGTCATCTCCCCGAGTCTGGTTCTTAGCTCATCGCACATTCGAGCCCCGTCCCGCCTTTTGCTCGAAAACCCTCATTCTCTCTCGCATACTTAGCACTTTCGGATTCAAGCCGTCGGTGCCTCTCGCCGATCGGTGGCATCGGACTTAACCGAGTCGAGTTCCCCCTGAGTCGGGAAATGGTGGTTTCGAGCTCACTCAGCTTGGAAGAGAACCGAGTGTTGTCTTGACTAAGACCGATTTTTTCTTCCTCCAAAAGCCGGTTCCTCTCCACAACCCCGGCTAACTCAACCTTTAGTCGAAGGTTCTCAGCCTTCGTTGCATCGAGCTCGGGCTGAAGGTTTGCTGGACACTGCTTCGCCGCCTCATCTTCCTTTATTTGCAAAAGATGTTGGAATTTCTCCGTCTCTCGACCTTGGGCATCCAGCTGGCCTCTAAGGTCATCTACCTCTTGCTGAGCCCGGATGAAGGCCTCGTTAACAAGCACCACACTCTGCAAAAGAAGCAAAAATGTTAGACAAGAAACCAAAAACTCACGTCAAATCATACAAGGCATACGGGATGAAAGGCTTACCGGTTGCCGCGCACGCATGCCTTCGTTAATCGTGCTCGCCGAGATTCCGGCCATTTTCCTTTTGTCCGAATCCGATACGAGTGGCCTTGGTAGCTTGCCACTCCCACCGGACGAGATAAGAAGGCGCAATCTTCGAAACGAATTACCGCCGATCCGGTTCTTCTGGCTCCACGCCAGGAGCCTAAAGACGCGCACTAGCTGTCCCTCGCACCGATTCGGTGGATCGATTAGTCGCCCTCGCGACCCGAGGGACGGGAAGATGACCAAAACCGCAGCCTCCCGTCGTCGCGGAGAGTGTCAAAAACATGTCATCCAAATTGTCCGACCTCGGAAGCGTTACGGGGTGGTTGGAATAAGACCAAAGACTCTCGGCTAAGCAGGAGGCTTCAAACCCGACGGGGTCTCGGCGTGCAATGAACCGGTATCCTCCCAAGTGCCTCGCCGCCCGGTGCATACCGACTCTTGTCCCGGGCCCCGGCTAGCCGACTCGAGTCCGATCTCCGTGGTCTTTGCGGGAATCTCCTCAAGACTCTTTCACCGTAATATCAACAAACTCAATGTACCCAAGAGGTGTTGGGTAAAGTATTTCTTCCCCACCTCGGTACCGAGCCGGAGCAGGTCCCTCCTGGCGGAAGGGGTGCGGAACTGCAGCTTCTCCTCCGGGACCGACTCGAGCGGGGGCCACACCGACCCTACGAACGATCACATCGGACTCTTTTCTTCATCTCTCGTTGACCGACGGCGCGCGCTTGCCCTTTTTTCTTGGTTTGTCTCCTCTATCCGAGGGTTTCCTTCGTTTTTGGGCGGCGCCAATACCCCCGACGACCGGCCGAGTCGAATGCCGGTGTCGGCACGAGCTTGTTCTCGTGCCAGCCCGGTCCGGCGAACCGAACCCTTCGGTAAACCTAAAATTGAAGGGTTATGGATAACATTCGGATTAAAGAAAGGCGGACGAGACGTACCCGAACTGAAAGCGGTGTTACCATGATTTTGGGCAATCCATCGGCCACGAGCCAGGATTCCCCATGTCAACTCTTCGTGTGTATGCCGGTCTAGGAGCGCTTCGACCCACTCGTTCATCTGTAGGATGATCGGGGGTATCCATGCCAAGGctattaagaagaaaaagggaaatgtGAGCCCGAAGgataaaattaaggaaaatgagAATAAATTAACGAAGTTGGGGTCGAGAAACTTACGGTTGTCATTCCATTTTTCCGGGAAGGGCATGTATTCCTCCGGGATAATATCCGAGGTCTCACCCGAACGAAGCGCTCTAACCCCCACGGTCTCTATCTTCGTCCATTTTTTTGAAGATGGGATTCGCCCCGGCACCACTAACTTTTATTACACCTCCCCGAACCGTCTTGGGGAATAAAGGCGGATCAAATGCGCCATCGTGAAGGGTTTCTTGGCATTGTTGGCCAGACAACGGAGGCAAGCTACCGTCCTCCAGTTATCGGACCAATTTGTGCAAGGGTCACATTATAGGTCCTAGCACATTTTCAATATGACCCCGATCAATTGCGAGGTTCGAGCTTGAGCGTGAAGGATAAGTATAAACATATAAAAACCCCTCCCGGTGGTCGGTAATTGATTCATCGGGCTAGAGCAAACACTTGCACCGGACGGTTATCCCATCCGCAATCGGTCCGGACACTCGATCGAGCTTATCCTCAGTAATAGAAGAGGGGTATCGCCTTACGTCATACCCTCTATCCGAAACCAATGAAGGCTTCTCGGCCTCGAACTCTTTATTGAAATTGGGTTTGATCGGCACAATATCTAAAGCCGTGGGCTCGGCCACATTTTTTCCCTTCGGTTGAGATACCGGTTCGGCTCCTTGGGATGAGACCGAGGGAATATCCTGGGAGGTGGTTTCAGTGTTGGCAGACATTTGTGATGGGTGAGAgagtttgaaaatttgataaagGGATGAAGGTAAGAAGATGGAAACTGTGAAATAAAGAAAACGAAGCACAAATGAAAAAACGATCAGCAAAGCGACACTAGAGTGGAACGGGTTCCTTGCAAGCTGATTTCAATGACGAATGTGGGTGATTAGATAACAGAATCAACGATGAAAAAGAAGTTAGTGAAATGAGAATGAAGAACAGATGTGAAGGAGTAAAGAAACTGAAGTGaagatggtgaaaatgaagaagtaaAAATGGAGGAATGAAGGCGGTAAAGGGCTTTATATAGGCTTGGATCACACGGCGGTTACAAATCCCGACCAACCGACGAGCGCCACGTGTCCCATAATTAATGAGGACGTGATTTGAGGAGACGTGCGTAGCGGCGGTTGCAGAGCTTGGACCTGTCGGGGCGCGACACGTGGCAAATGGCAGAAGAAGGTGAcaactgttcccgccaaaacgagaagataagaacgagccaaTGTGATCCCCGGTTTCACGattcatccacttcccgttactccgatATGATCTCGGTCCGGAAAGTGTAGGGACTATACGTATGCAGTAAAGATCGGGTAAAAAGTTTGTCGGTGCAAACGGGGTaggtaaaaggaagaaaacgaACGATAAAGTTTGATCTGAAGAAGCTCGCACAAATTCGTTGTATCCCGAAATAACTCCTCATCGTGGTTGGTCGGGGTCCGGTCCttacatggccgagttgatcgtggccgttcgCCGGCTCGAATATAGCGGAATCGGTCGTGGGCTGTTAGCCGGCTTTTTATAGCCGttctgatcgtggccgttggtccggataatcAGTTATTCACCCTCCACGTGTGAAAATCTTGTTGTCACCTGTTTCTGacagtcgtacgggtgtcagaccgtacgacctaaccttatccatattaggttttctttatcctaaaagggCTCCATGATGTATAGAAGGCCCATAtaggaaaactataaataggagtcATTCCCTCACTTTTGGGGGTTGGCTTTTCAAATCCAAGAGCTTTgtactttgaatatatatataaaattcttcTCTCGCTTTGATTTCCTCAGGCTTTGGTCCCATTTACAGCTTAAACAATTCATTGGATCACTTCTTTCAAACATCGCacgaagtatatatataagatcttAAGTTAAACATATAATTTCCATTATCTTTACCTAGTCTTTAGCACACTAACTCATATTTAAGccatttcataagcaaaatatacATTTACATCTTTGTTCaccaaaaaatagattaaagtgctacatatcctatacctcatttacaaattcaacttattatccgatttcggggaaaacatcctttattttatttatttttttacaaattttaatCAGGATGCAACGTATAATCAATATGTacttattgtataatatgtacACTTGGTATACATTAAGTATACGCTGAGTATAGGCAACTAAGcgggtgaaatttttttaatcaacTAGTTAAAAATGTTAAGATCCCTATCAATACTAGTAAGTAATTTTGCCATAACAGAATTTTTAACAAAAACGTCCCATGTctcaaaggaaaaggaaaagctTGATGAATGATGATCATTTACGAAGGTAAGGAGTTCAACCAAAAGGCAAACTATGCagctaatttttatttttaatctattTAAACAGTACTTGATTTTTCCATATCTGTCTAAACAGGGTAATGTTTTATTCAAGATTGTTACAAGGCTTGAAAACCTTCATTTGGATTTGGCATGAATCAAGTActcattatacattttttacTATTGACAtggcatcagtccactggatgGTCGGAACTGGCTTGCATCCTTCCTGGCTTTGCATTAATTCGTTTTCCCTAATGACGGGAGAGATGTTCACAATATCTACTACAAGAAAGCCGCTCCCCTCTCAAAGCCCGGTTGTTTCATAGATTGACGAAGCTCTGGTTTATAAACAGGGAGTTGAGGAAATAGGGGCGAAGGATATTCAAATTCAAAGTGGATTTGATGTGCGAAGAGTGTGTCATGACCCGCCTATGGATAGACGAGAACAGATTGTTATTGACTGTATCACTTATCTGTTCTATTATCCATGCatccctttcttttattttagcCATTGAACTCCACCTTAGGTGCTGACCGACTACAAAAGAAGGCAAGGATAAAGAAGTACCCTAACCCGGCAAAGAACCTGTCCACCATTTCGTTCTCAACTCTTTTCTAAAGGAAGTGaatgatttgaaatttgagTAATACCACGGAATAACACTCTTATAATTTTTTCACCGTGATATCGGACAGAACAAGATTATCCAACAAAATCAGTCGCCATAAGAAAAAAACAACCCTTCGACATGTAATAATCAGCCTTCATTTATACTTATGTGGTTTTCTTGGCATTTGCAATCGAAAATGCAAGCACTGAGAAGCATTTCCCGTGAGCAAAAATGTTGGAGATTcagtttcctttttttcctttcagtATCCAGTGGGCAAAATTATCAATAAAAAGCACAGAAGATAAACGCATGCTAAACGAACTAAAAGCAAACAAGCAAAAATTTCGCTTCACAAACCTACTAAATTAGTTTTATGTCCAGAGCTGTCATTTTCTCTGTTTCTATGACTATTAGTTCCAGCAGGAACAATATTAGGTGAAACAAAATCAGTTAGAGAATCAATAGAGGGACAAACCTCAATATCCTTGCAATATACAGATAGATCATAACAAAATATAGCTGAGTTGTCCCTTCCTGTTCAGAACCTTGAAACAAAGCAATTAGCTTTCTGCTAAATCAAAATGTATCCCTTAGGACTTCATATATATCCTGTACTTTCTAATTTCCTCCTCCACAAAATCAGGGGTTAAAACATCAAAAGATTCGTCGAAGTCCCAACGACAAACGGTTCCATCAGCAGCCTTGTCAAGAAGTAAAAGATAACCCCCAACGCAATGGATATAGGAAGCGCTGGCAAGGCATGTCGACACACAGCTAAAAGTATAAGCGTGCAGCCTAATCCGGATATAATAGCAAGATAACAAGCATAAACAGTCATCAAATCATACATTGCAGCTCTCCCCACCAACACACTATAGAAAACAAAGTCACCTAAACCAAGCTTTACCCCCCTCCCTCtttcctcctcctcttcctcaATTTCCCTCTCCAAAACCCGACCCCGACTCCGATCACTCTCGTTAATTTCCCTTATCTCTCCAGTGGTCCTCGACCTATCTCTTTCATTACTACCACCAATCAATGGTAACGTTTCACCCTCTCTAACACCATCAATCTCTTCACTTTCACTTCTCATTTCATTCATAACCACATTTTCACTCCTCatttcattcataacaacaTTTTCACTCCTCACTTCATTCATAACCACATTTTCACTACTCGACATGACCCGAAGCTCAATAGGATCACCATTCGTAAACCCGGCTAATAAAAGCCCTAAATTTGGACCTCTATTCCCATTTCTCGACCCCACATTGGGCCGGGCCTCGTAAACCAATGCGGGCAACTCTTCATCCCTACTAGAAGCCAACTCAACCAACATTTTCAACGGTCCACCAGGTGCTAAAACCGCAACTAAATCATACAAAGCAAGTGCAACTAACACAACCCAAGTTGTCCATTCAGGTAATTTCGTAAACCAAGCAGCTACAATAATCCCTAAAGCAACCATATACATTTGATTCAACAAAATCGGAACTCCTTGTGAAAATACCGAAATAACCCCTAGAATCGTAAAATTAAAAAGCAGTACCGAAAATGTGAAACAATCAATTGGGATATTGAAATGTTGAATTAGGGTTAAGAAAATTGACCCGCCCATTGACCCGAGAACGAAAAAAGCTGAAAAACGGATgtaatattttaagaaattggTAAAACGGTAATAGTAAAGAATTACTAAAAGGAAAGTAACTAGGGTTATAAGGAGTACAAAAACGACAGCGTTTAAGAGAGCACCTTCGAGTTTTTGGGAAGTTGTGTCGGTGGGTTGTTCGAGGTATACGAGGTTAGCAGCTGTACGAATGTCGGAGAATGATGACGTGGCGGTGGGAGAGGTGAGAGAGTAGACTATGAGGACAACGAGGAACATACAGATTGAGACAGGTGACATTACTCCTATGATTTCGAGTCCGATTGTTTCGAGGATGCTGCCGGTGTCCATTTTTGGAAGAGGGTCGTCGTGGTGGGTTTTGGAAGAGGGGGGAAACGGAGAGAAGAGAGCGGTGAAGACGTGAAGTAGTCTTCACGGTAAGTCACTCCATATTTGGAAATGATAATTAGTAGTAGAGCTGGCGATTAacccaatttttaaaaaattagctcattttacttgtatTTTAATGAGTTGGAATATGAGCTTCAATCGGCAAAATATGGGTATAACTCACAAAACCCAATAAcatattattttcattaaaaatttgaggaaaaatatTTTACGGATCAATAAAAATACACCAATCACCCTCaactccacccccaccccacccaccacCTACATCTACCCCTGGCCCTTGCCACCTGCACCTACCCCTACCACCTACCACCTACACCCCTACCACCTGCCCTTGCTCCCTAAACCCCCACCCACCTCTACGCCGACCCTTTACTCCCCTCTCCCCTCCTAACCTACCCCACCACCTACGACCTCACCCCTGCCTCTACTACACctcaaattttctattttatatatttcattataaatatatgaaaaaattaatataatttgaggggaaaaaaattatgaatattACACTCGTACAATATGGGCTAACCCATAACTAACCCACTAATATTTAACCCACATGAAATATGGCAGGAGGgagaggagggggggg contains:
- the LOC132049344 gene encoding presenilin-like protein At1g08700, translated to MDTGSILETIGLEIIGVMSPVSICMFLVVLIVYSLTSPTATSSFSDIRTAANLVYLEQPTDTTSQKLEGALLNAVVFVLLITLVTFLLVILYYYRFTNFLKYYIRFSAFFVLGSMGGSIFLTLIQHFNIPIDCFTFSVLLFNFTILGVISVFSQGVPILLNQMYMVALGIIVAAWFTKLPEWTTWVVLVALALYDLVAVLAPGGPLKMLVELASSRDEELPALVYEARPNVGSRNGNRGPNLGLLLAGFTNGDPIELRVMSSSENVVMNEVRSENVVMNEMRSENVVMNEMRSESEEIDGVREGETLPLIGGSNERDRSRTTGEIREINESDRSRGRVLEREIEEEEEERGRGVKLGLGDFVFYSVLVGRAAMYDLMTVYACYLAIISGLGCTLILLAVCRHALPALPISIALGVIFYFLTRLLMEPFVVGTSTNLLMF